Within Sorangiineae bacterium MSr11367, the genomic segment CCCAGCGCCGCCGCGGTCCGGGGGATGTCGACGTACCTGGTGACCGTCTCCGATCACGGCATGAACGCGTCCACCTTCACCGCGCGCGTGGTGGCCTCCACGAACTCGGACATCGTCTCGTCGGTGGTGGGCTCCATCGGTGCGCTCAAAGGGCCGCTGCACGGCGGCGCGCCGGGGCCGGTTCTCGACATGCTCGATGCCATCGGCGACCCTTCGCGCGCCGAATCGTTCATCGCCTCCGAGCTCGCAGCGGGCCGCCGCATCATGGGCATGGGCCATCGCATTTACCGCGTGCGCGATCCGCGCGCGCAGGTGCTCGAAAAAGCGACCCTCGCGCTCATCGACGCAGGGCTTCGCACCGAGCGGCTCGCCCTCGCGCGGGCTGTAGAGCGCGTGGCCAAGAGCGCCCTTGCGGCGAAGTATCCGGATCGCAAGCTCGAGGCCAATGTCGAGTTTTATACGGCCGTGCTGCTTGATGCCATTGGCCTGCCGCGCGAGTCCTTCACCCCCACCTTCGCCGTGGGGCGGGTCGCCGGCTGGTGTGCCCACATTGCCGAACAACGCGACAAGGGGCGATTGATTCGCCCCTCGTCGGTTTACGTCGGTAACGTGAAGGTCGATTGAATGTGCCAGGCTTGGAACTACTTGGTGCTGGAAGCGCGGCAGCGAGAATGAACCGGCGGGACCGGAGCGATGTGTGGTTCAGAAAGGACAGGATCGCCATTCCGCCTGGCGATCCTGCCTGCTGACGGACGAGCGCGCCGGCCTCGCCGGGCTTGTCCCGCTGCCGCTGCTCGACTGCAAACGATTCGCGAACTCGCCACAACCAATCGGCTTTTGAGGCTAGTTGATCGTGGCCACGCGGCTCACGTGTCCGCCCGGTGTCTTCGAGCGAACGACCACGGAGCCCGAGACCGGGGTGGGGCCTTGGTACGTGCTGAACGTCTTGCCGCCATTGGTCGAGTACTCGATGGCCAATCCCGGGTAGCGCACGTTGGCGAGCAACTGCCCGTTTTCGATCTTCGCGCCCGGCAGGGGAATGCGGTAATTCACGCCTACGGCCCGCGAAAGCTCGTGGCGCGTATCCACAGGCCGATAGAAGTCCAAACGGGGAAGCTCCGCTTGGCCGAGCGTATTGACGAATTGCTTCCACGCAGCCGGCAGATCGGCCGCCGACGGCGTGTTGCGATTCCACGCGCGCTCGGCCACACCGAGGATCTTCGGGAAGGCGAAGTACTCGAGCAGTTCGGGGCTCTTTTGGTTTTCACCCCAGAGGAGCCCATGCATGCCGAGAATGTTGGCCTTTCCAGCCTCGGTCAAATGGATCTTCGAGGTCCACGTGGCCGGATCGATGGCGTTGCCCATGCGATCGTGGGAGGCAATGGCAAATACGTCGAAGGGCAGGTAATTGAACGTCT encodes:
- a CDS encoding citrate synthase; translated protein: MANGTTGAGETANDTISTALSDVDGAAGRLIIAGRDVERWAETASFEDACALLWAAADGRPRSSVDIQKRLGAGRIEAWNRLGALGDALSASDGMDALRAAVSHLRLGDAADDAPARVTAAVAVYAAAWARIRAGKAPVAPDPSLGHAEDYLRMITGSAPSAAAVRGMSTYLVTVSDHGMNASTFTARVVASTNSDIVSSVVGSIGALKGPLHGGAPGPVLDMLDAIGDPSRAESFIASELAAGRRIMGMGHRIYRVRDPRAQVLEKATLALIDAGLRTERLALARAVERVAKSALAAKYPDRKLEANVEFYTAVLLDAIGLPRESFTPTFAVGRVAGWCAHIAEQRDKGRLIRPSSVYVGNVKVD